In Pedobacter heparinus DSM 2366, the following are encoded in one genomic region:
- a CDS encoding lysoplasmalogenase encodes MLKKQPWFHLLFVVVFILQLLSVWNSATALAAFSKPLIVISLLIMLSVSTRLKGRFHKRIFTGLVFALAGDVLLMYAAGNEKFFIWGLAAFLLCHLFYIRAFYLDFKSAPELDKKGARIAIFCCAILAISFYFYLRPQLGIMKLPVMVYILVISMMMMMACFRNQRVNSSSFKLILFGALFFVFSDGILAYNKFVSPISHSGVWIMASYMIAQYLITMGAVERTLLHNQPIPEA; translated from the coding sequence ATGCTAAAAAAACAACCCTGGTTTCATCTCCTGTTTGTTGTTGTCTTTATCCTGCAGCTCCTGTCAGTATGGAACAGCGCAACTGCACTTGCCGCTTTCAGCAAACCCCTTATTGTCATCTCCCTGCTCATCATGCTCAGTGTCAGCACCCGCTTAAAGGGCCGCTTTCACAAACGGATATTTACCGGCTTGGTTTTTGCCCTGGCAGGCGATGTATTGCTGATGTATGCGGCAGGCAATGAAAAATTTTTTATATGGGGACTGGCCGCATTTCTGCTCTGTCACCTCTTTTATATCCGTGCTTTTTATCTCGATTTTAAATCTGCCCCCGAACTGGACAAAAAAGGGGCAAGGATAGCTATTTTTTGCTGCGCAATACTGGCCATCAGCTTTTATTTTTACCTCAGGCCGCAGCTCGGCATCATGAAACTCCCGGTCATGGTCTATATCCTGGTCATCAGCATGATGATGATGATGGCCTGTTTCCGCAACCAGCGGGTAAACAGCAGCAGCTTTAAGCTCATCCTTTTCGGCGCGCTGTTTTTCGTGTTTTCTGATGGTATTTTAGCGTATAACAAATTTGTAAGCCCCATCAGCCATTCCGGAGTATGGATCATGGCCAGCTATATGATTGCCCAGTACCTCATCACCATGGGTGCCGTGGAACGCACACTGCTGCACAATCAGCCCATACCGGAAGCTTAG
- a CDS encoding RNA recognition motif domain-containing protein — protein sequence MKIFITGLPLEVGEDELTAVFGDFGQVKSLRIIKDRETGQSRGFGFVEMPVEEEAKEAIKRMNGGDYNGNRIKVAEAQEKPNTGGAAGGGFRRNNRTEKSY from the coding sequence ATGAAGATATTTATTACAGGCCTTCCTTTAGAAGTAGGGGAAGATGAATTAACAGCCGTATTTGGTGATTTCGGTCAAGTAAAATCACTTAGGATAATCAAAGATCGTGAGACTGGTCAAAGTCGTGGTTTTGGTTTTGTGGAAATGCCTGTTGAAGAAGAGGCAAAAGAAGCAATCAAACGCATGAACGGCGGCGATTACAACGGTAACCGCATCAAAGTTGCTGAAGCACAGGAAAAACCAAATACTGGTGGTGCTGCAGGTGGTGGCTTCAGACGCAACAACCGTACAGAAAAAAGCTATTAA
- a CDS encoding alpha-2-macroglobulin family protein, producing the protein MKKNKKYFLIGAVALVLLGIGSVFFFKKERPKDYNQQYSKYIEAYTSGTVSKKSFIRVHLANQVKTMADIGVADSRELFSFSPGIKGKTYWIDAQTLEFRPEESLKPGETYEATFKLEKLMDTEKGLEEFEFDFRVIKPGMNLVQNGLVSQNNTSLDYMKLSGEISTSDQEDTKLIEKALSVEFTPSLKVKWQHNPAKNTSVFTVDSIKKTGAENKLVLKWSGSPIGAESKGEETVLVPANGVFKVLDIRAVQDLEDFALVQFSEPVGVGQDLNGLISLAGQSDLRFTIDGSQVKIYSPTTLEGNFSVAVNEGVENINGKKLQAGKTANIVFENKLPSVVIAGSGTIIPNSGKLVLPFEAVNLKAVDVTVIKIYENNIPQFFQTNNYKDGGELRRVGKPVVQKTIRLDEDKALDLHKKHRFTLDLDKVIRTEPGAMYRITIGFRQAYNVYKCAEAEAGAADGDYERYGEKIDEDDEFWERYNSYYPNNYRWEDRDNPCTPSYYTNERWASRNLMASNIGLIAKRGNDNSMLIIATDLLTAKTLSGVTLELLDYQRQLIHTVKTDGDGMASFDLKRKPFLLVAKNGDERGYLKLDDGNSLPLSRFDVGGDVVQNGLKGFIYGERGVWRPGDSVFLSFVLEDKLKKLPGGYPVTFELYNPQGQLIKRMINGKPLNGFYAFRTATESTAPTGNWLAKVKAGGATFSKTIKIETVMPNRLKISFDIGNRTYLGSGGPSTATLSANWLFGAPGKHLKAKVDVNLNTMQTTFKGFEAYTFDNPTVVFQSQVKTIFEGTLSETGTATVNTNLNENNTAPGMLKANFTTKVFEAGGNFSIDNFSIPYHVYSNYYGIKTPEGDKMSGMLLTGQDHKIDIVNVDRNGKLVQGGKTVDVELYKVQWRWWWEQDNENSFANFTQNSYNKLVKKENITLQDGKGSWKIRIDEPEWGRYLVLVRDVNGGHVTGKSVYIDWPGWAQREQGNNPTEASMLSFTANKTKFNVGEEVVLTIPSGAGGRALISIENGSKVLKTFWTDTKAGQTQFKFKAEKEMAPNVFANVTLLQPHAQTVNDLPIRMYGAIPLLVEDPQTILKPVIRMADKIRPETESSITVSEQNGKAMTYTIAIVDEGLLDLTRFKTPDPHGVFYAREGLGVKTWDLFDYVLGAWGGNLERILSIGGDGSINKNLNPAKANRFVPVVKYMGPFALGKGASQTHKFKLPQYIGAVRAMVVAGQDGAYGKAEKSVQVKKPLMLLATVPRVIGPGESFTLPATVFATEANLKKVTLQLQPQNLQVQGLRTIEMSFKQPGEQMAYFEVKAPEMTGIAKIRLVAQSVTPNGTEKTAYDVELDIRNPNPFVTNVLSAVIEPGRNWGTQYVPIGMAGTNSGSVEVSSIPPINLKKRLSYLMQYPHGCVEQTTSGVFPQLFLSKLSPLTEQQKAGTDRNLKAGIARLRSFQTTEGGLGYWPGASTADEWGSNYAGHFLVEAQNAGYTTPVGMLDELLRYLKTKAANWSPNSTNFYGGDLSQSYRLYVLALAKRPDMAAMNRLRAFQYLSVSAKWRLAAAYKLAGQSDAANNLIKGLAIEVKPYNQLGGTYGSDIRDEAMILETLTLLGRKAEAGRLVQSLAVKMGKDDWYSTQTTAYSLLAIAKFCGANSAANNLQFSYTIDGKKGNVNSNQFLNSTALSFKGGNGVSISNSGSRVLFVRLVLEGQPAAGQNDFLPNNPDMLDMSVSYKLLNGKALDPSVLKQGTDFYAEVVVKNPGKMGYYEQMALTQIFPSGWEIINTRVNDNESILAASPYTYRDIRDDRVFTYFNLRENEAVTYKVLLNASYIGRYYLSAVQCEAMYNNSISATEAGKWVQVIK; encoded by the coding sequence ATGAAGAAGAATAAAAAATACTTCCTTATTGGCGCTGTTGCGCTTGTACTGCTTGGTATAGGTTCTGTTTTCTTTTTTAAAAAGGAAAGACCCAAAGATTATAACCAGCAATATTCCAAATACATAGAAGCCTATACTTCGGGTACAGTCTCTAAAAAGAGCTTCATCAGGGTACACCTGGCCAACCAGGTGAAAACCATGGCTGATATTGGTGTGGCAGATAGCCGGGAGCTGTTCAGCTTTTCTCCGGGCATTAAGGGTAAAACTTACTGGATTGATGCGCAGACCCTGGAATTCAGGCCTGAGGAGAGCCTTAAGCCGGGTGAAACTTATGAAGCTACCTTTAAACTGGAAAAGCTGATGGATACCGAAAAAGGCCTTGAAGAATTTGAATTTGATTTCAGGGTAATCAAGCCGGGCATGAACCTGGTACAGAACGGACTGGTGTCGCAGAACAATACTTCGCTGGACTACATGAAGCTGAGCGGTGAGATCAGTACTTCCGATCAGGAAGATACCAAGCTGATTGAAAAGGCTTTGTCGGTCGAATTTACACCATCACTTAAAGTAAAATGGCAGCATAACCCGGCAAAAAACACTTCCGTATTTACGGTAGACAGCATTAAAAAGACCGGTGCTGAAAATAAGCTGGTATTGAAATGGTCGGGCAGCCCTATTGGTGCCGAAAGCAAGGGGGAAGAAACGGTTTTAGTGCCTGCTAATGGAGTGTTTAAGGTATTGGACATCCGGGCGGTGCAGGACCTGGAAGACTTTGCACTGGTACAGTTTTCGGAGCCTGTAGGTGTGGGCCAGGACCTGAACGGACTGATCTCGCTGGCCGGACAGTCGGACCTCCGATTCACGATAGATGGCAGCCAGGTTAAGATCTATTCTCCTACTACGCTGGAGGGCAACTTTTCTGTTGCCGTTAATGAAGGTGTAGAGAACATCAACGGTAAAAAATTACAGGCCGGCAAAACAGCAAACATCGTATTTGAAAACAAGCTGCCTTCGGTAGTGATTGCGGGCAGTGGCACCATTATCCCGAATTCGGGAAAGCTGGTATTGCCTTTTGAAGCGGTAAACCTGAAAGCTGTGGATGTGACAGTGATCAAGATCTATGAGAACAATATCCCGCAGTTTTTTCAGACCAATAATTATAAAGATGGCGGCGAGCTGCGCCGTGTGGGTAAACCGGTGGTGCAGAAAACCATACGGCTGGATGAAGATAAAGCGCTTGACCTGCATAAAAAACATCGTTTTACCTTAGACCTGGATAAGGTCATCCGTACAGAACCAGGTGCCATGTACCGCATTACCATTGGTTTCAGGCAGGCCTACAATGTGTATAAATGTGCAGAGGCCGAAGCTGGGGCTGCTGATGGGGATTATGAGCGCTATGGCGAGAAAATTGATGAGGATGATGAGTTCTGGGAGCGCTATAACAGCTATTATCCGAACAATTACCGCTGGGAAGACCGCGATAACCCTTGCACCCCATCCTATTATACCAATGAACGCTGGGCAAGCCGGAATTTAATGGCCTCGAACATTGGCCTGATAGCGAAACGTGGAAATGACAACAGCATGCTGATCATAGCGACTGACCTGCTGACGGCCAAAACTTTGAGCGGGGTAACCCTGGAACTGCTGGATTACCAGCGCCAGCTGATCCACACCGTAAAAACGGATGGGGACGGTATGGCTTCGTTTGACCTGAAAAGAAAGCCCTTTTTACTGGTGGCCAAAAATGGTGATGAGCGGGGTTACCTGAAGCTGGATGATGGAAATTCGCTGCCACTGAGCAGGTTTGATGTAGGTGGTGATGTGGTGCAGAACGGTCTTAAAGGCTTTATTTATGGTGAACGCGGGGTTTGGCGTCCCGGAGATTCTGTATTCCTGTCCTTTGTACTGGAAGACAAGCTCAAAAAGCTGCCGGGTGGCTATCCGGTTACTTTTGAACTGTATAACCCTCAGGGACAGCTGATCAAAAGGATGATCAATGGCAAGCCTTTAAACGGGTTTTATGCATTCAGGACGGCTACAGAAAGCACGGCACCCACAGGAAACTGGCTGGCCAAAGTGAAGGCCGGTGGTGCGACCTTTTCTAAAACCATTAAGATTGAAACGGTAATGCCAAACCGTCTGAAGATCAGTTTCGACATTGGCAACCGTACCTATCTGGGTTCTGGCGGGCCTTCTACCGCTACCCTTTCGGCCAACTGGCTGTTTGGTGCGCCGGGCAAGCACCTGAAAGCCAAGGTGGATGTGAACCTGAATACCATGCAGACTACCTTTAAGGGCTTTGAAGCCTATACTTTTGACAACCCGACGGTTGTGTTCCAGTCGCAGGTCAAAACCATATTTGAAGGTACCTTAAGCGAAACCGGAACAGCTACGGTAAATACCAATTTAAACGAGAACAATACAGCTCCGGGTATGCTGAAGGCCAATTTTACCACCAAGGTATTTGAGGCAGGCGGTAATTTCAGTATCGACAATTTCAGCATCCCCTATCATGTATACAGCAATTATTATGGCATCAAAACGCCTGAGGGCGATAAAATGAGTGGCATGCTGCTGACCGGCCAGGATCATAAGATTGACATTGTGAATGTAGACCGGAACGGGAAACTGGTACAGGGCGGTAAAACGGTAGACGTAGAATTGTATAAAGTGCAATGGCGCTGGTGGTGGGAACAGGACAACGAGAACTCCTTCGCCAATTTTACCCAGAATTCTTATAACAAACTGGTCAAAAAGGAAAACATTACACTGCAGGACGGTAAAGGCAGCTGGAAAATCAGGATCGATGAACCGGAATGGGGCCGTTACCTGGTGCTGGTACGGGATGTAAATGGCGGACATGTTACAGGTAAATCGGTGTATATCGACTGGCCGGGCTGGGCCCAGCGCGAACAGGGCAACAACCCTACCGAGGCTTCCATGCTTTCTTTTACGGCCAATAAAACGAAGTTTAATGTAGGCGAAGAAGTGGTGCTGACCATCCCTTCGGGTGCCGGTGGCAGGGCCCTGATCTCGATAGAAAACGGTAGCAAGGTATTAAAGACTTTCTGGACGGATACCAAAGCCGGGCAAACGCAGTTTAAGTTTAAAGCCGAAAAGGAAATGGCACCTAATGTATTTGCCAATGTAACGCTGTTACAGCCGCATGCACAAACGGTAAACGATTTGCCGATCAGGATGTACGGGGCCATTCCCCTGCTGGTGGAAGACCCGCAGACCATACTGAAACCGGTAATCAGGATGGCCGATAAAATAAGACCCGAAACCGAAAGCAGCATTACAGTAAGCGAGCAGAATGGCAAGGCCATGACCTATACCATTGCCATTGTAGATGAAGGTTTGCTTGACCTGACCAGGTTTAAAACGCCGGATCCGCATGGCGTATTTTATGCCCGTGAAGGCCTGGGTGTAAAAACATGGGACCTGTTTGACTATGTTTTGGGTGCCTGGGGTGGCAATCTGGAACGCATCCTGAGTATTGGCGGGGATGGCAGCATCAATAAAAACCTGAACCCGGCCAAGGCCAACAGGTTTGTGCCGGTAGTAAAATACATGGGGCCTTTTGCTTTGGGCAAAGGCGCTTCGCAAACGCATAAATTTAAACTGCCACAATACATTGGCGCAGTAAGGGCCATGGTAGTTGCCGGCCAGGATGGTGCCTATGGCAAGGCCGAAAAAAGTGTGCAGGTGAAAAAGCCGCTCATGCTGCTGGCTACAGTACCAAGAGTGATAGGCCCTGGCGAAAGCTTTACGCTTCCGGCCACGGTATTTGCAACTGAAGCCAACCTTAAAAAGGTAACCCTGCAACTGCAGCCCCAGAATTTGCAGGTACAGGGGCTAAGGACCATAGAGATGAGCTTTAAGCAACCGGGCGAACAAATGGCCTATTTTGAGGTGAAGGCCCCGGAAATGACCGGCATCGCTAAAATACGGCTGGTAGCTCAGAGCGTTACGCCAAATGGTACAGAAAAAACCGCTTATGATGTAGAGCTGGATATCCGTAACCCTAACCCTTTTGTTACCAATGTGCTGTCGGCCGTAATAGAACCCGGCCGCAACTGGGGTACCCAATATGTACCTATAGGTATGGCAGGTACCAATTCGGGCAGTGTGGAAGTATCTTCCATCCCTCCCATCAATCTTAAAAAACGATTAAGCTATCTGATGCAATATCCGCATGGCTGTGTAGAGCAAACCACTTCCGGAGTATTTCCGCAGTTGTTTTTGAGTAAACTGAGCCCGTTAACGGAACAGCAGAAAGCCGGTACCGACAGGAACCTGAAGGCTGGTATTGCAAGGTTGCGCAGCTTTCAGACTACTGAAGGGGGACTGGGCTACTGGCCTGGTGCCAGCACTGCCGACGAATGGGGCAGCAATTATGCAGGGCATTTCCTGGTAGAAGCGCAAAATGCAGGTTATACCACACCTGTGGGGATGCTGGATGAGCTGTTGCGCTATTTGAAAACAAAGGCCGCCAACTGGTCGCCCAACAGTACCAATTTTTATGGAGGTGACCTTTCACAGTCCTATCGTTTATATGTACTGGCTTTGGCCAAAAGGCCGGATATGGCTGCCATGAACCGCTTAAGGGCCTTTCAATATTTGTCGGTAAGCGCCAAATGGCGTTTGGCAGCAGCTTATAAGCTTGCAGGTCAGTCGGATGCAGCAAATAACCTGATCAAAGGATTAGCGATAGAAGTTAAGCCTTACAACCAGCTTGGTGGTACCTACGGATCGGACATCAGGGATGAGGCCATGATCCTGGAGACCCTGACCTTACTGGGCCGCAAGGCTGAAGCAGGACGGCTGGTACAGTCGCTAGCCGTAAAAATGGGTAAAGACGACTGGTACAGCACGCAGACCACGGCATACAGTCTGCTGGCCATTGCTAAATTTTGCGGGGCAAATTCGGCAGCTAATAACCTGCAGTTCAGCTATACCATTGATGGTAAAAAGGGCAATGTAAATTCAAACCAGTTCCTGAACAGTACGGCGCTGAGTTTTAAAGGCGGCAATGGCGTAAGCATCAGCAATTCGGGCAGCAGGGTACTGTTTGTGCGCCTGGTACTGGAAGGACAGCCGGCAGCGGGGCAAAATGATTTTCTGCCCAACAATCCGGATATGCTGGACATGAGCGTGAGCTATAAGCTGTTAAATGGTAAAGCGCTGGACCCTTCCGTATTGAAACAGGGAACTGATTTTTATGCAGAAGTGGTGGTTAAGAACCCGGGTAAAATGGGTTATTACGAACAGATGGCACTGACACAGATCTTCCCTTCGGGCTGGGAGATCATCAATACCAGGGTTAACGACAACGAAAGTATCCTTGCAGCCTCTCCTTATACGTACAGGGACATCAGGGACGACCGGGTATTTACCTATTTTAACCTGAGGGAAAATGAGGCTGTAACCTATAAGGTGCTGTTAAATGCGTCTTATATAGGCCGCTATTATTTATCGGCCGTACAATGTGAGGCCATGTACAACAACAGCATCAGCGCAACTGAGGCAGGCAAATGGGTGCAGGTGATTAAATAA
- the pbpC gene encoding penicillin-binding protein 1C, producing MLLKEQKTILFTDVCCLALLLVFLLSLPSKLFRSPSSYVLEASNGELLSAAIARDGQWRFPVADSVPEKFAQCIVAFEDKRFYQHPGIDILAMGRAMRQNFKARTVVSGGSTLTMQVIRLSRRESRTIGQKLIEMVLALRLELGHSKNDILKLYAANAPFGSNVVGLEAASWRYFGRGPEALSWGEMATLAVLPNSPALVHPGKNSARLIKKRNDLLDKLAVLGTIDQATANLSKLEPIPGKPQALPQYAPHLLNRFKSEQASLKNKGTRISSTLDYDLQLKLNALLKRYNNRYRANDINNIAALVLDVKKGTVLSYVGNIYQPENKELESHVDMIRAARSPGSTLKPLLYASMLNDGFILPRTLIPDVPTQIGGYSPQNYDLGYDGAIPADRALSRSLNIPAVKMLQTYKYQRFYDKLKKLGFSTLNRPADHYGLSLILGGSEVTMWDLARTYMGMARTLNHFNDYKGRYNPHDYDEPLYINARRDTRYDGDETQVNSVFDHGSVWNAFNAMEELMRPGEEGLWEQFSSSQRLAWKTGTSFGFRDAWAVGLNPDYVVCVWVGNADGEGRPGLTGIDAAAPVLFDIFKQLPAGKWFRTPKNKLKKMRVCRQSGYKAGEYCGDVLEELVSPAGEKTVLCPYHKLVHLDRTGTYRVTDACEAPAEMQHRAWFILPPAMEYYYKIKNSDYKVLPPFKPGCGDVGSNYVMEMIYPKNNASIYVPLELDGSRGKVVLNATHRDADIKIYWHIDGAYVATTKNYHQLAVSPAPGKHTLTLVDENGERLVQTFTILDKEKN from the coding sequence ATGTTATTAAAGGAACAAAAAACCATCCTTTTTACAGATGTATGCTGCCTGGCACTGCTGCTGGTATTTCTGTTGTCGCTGCCTTCAAAGCTGTTCCGGTCGCCCAGCTCCTATGTGCTGGAAGCTTCGAACGGGGAATTGCTGAGTGCAGCTATTGCCAGGGACGGACAATGGCGTTTTCCGGTAGCGGATAGTGTTCCGGAGAAGTTTGCACAATGTATTGTCGCTTTTGAGGACAAGCGTTTTTATCAGCATCCGGGGATCGATATTTTAGCGATGGGCAGGGCCATGCGCCAGAATTTTAAGGCCCGTACTGTGGTAAGTGGAGGCAGTACGCTGACTATGCAGGTGATCCGCCTGTCGCGGCGGGAAAGCCGTACCATAGGCCAGAAGCTGATTGAAATGGTGCTGGCCCTGAGACTGGAACTGGGACATTCTAAAAATGACATTTTAAAACTATATGCGGCCAATGCACCCTTTGGGAGCAATGTTGTAGGGCTGGAAGCGGCTTCATGGCGTTACTTTGGGCGTGGGCCGGAGGCTTTGTCATGGGGTGAAATGGCTACGCTGGCCGTATTGCCAAACAGCCCCGCGCTGGTCCATCCCGGTAAAAATTCGGCCAGGCTCATCAAAAAACGGAACGATCTGCTGGATAAGCTGGCTGTATTGGGGACCATAGACCAGGCTACGGCCAATTTATCCAAGCTGGAGCCTATTCCTGGTAAGCCACAGGCCCTGCCGCAATATGCCCCTCACCTGCTGAACCGCTTTAAAAGCGAGCAGGCATCCTTAAAAAATAAAGGAACAAGGATCAGCTCTACGCTGGATTACGATTTGCAGCTGAAGTTAAACGCCCTGCTTAAGCGCTACAACAACCGTTACCGGGCCAACGACATCAATAACATTGCTGCCCTGGTGCTGGATGTGAAAAAAGGTACCGTACTGAGTTATGTGGGGAATATCTATCAGCCTGAAAATAAGGAACTGGAAAGCCATGTGGACATGATCAGGGCGGCAAGGAGTCCGGGTAGCACCTTAAAACCCCTGCTGTATGCCAGTATGCTGAACGATGGGTTCATTTTACCGCGTACCCTGATACCGGATGTTCCCACCCAGATTGGGGGCTATTCGCCCCAGAATTACGATTTGGGTTATGACGGAGCTATTCCGGCCGACAGGGCCCTGAGCCGTTCCTTAAATATCCCTGCGGTGAAAATGCTGCAGACCTATAAATACCAGCGTTTTTACGATAAGCTGAAAAAACTGGGTTTCAGTACCTTGAACCGGCCGGCCGACCATTATGGCCTTTCGCTGATCCTGGGGGGCAGTGAGGTAACGATGTGGGACCTGGCCAGGACATATATGGGCATGGCCCGTACCTTAAATCATTTTAACGATTATAAAGGCCGGTATAACCCCCATGATTACGATGAACCGCTTTATATAAATGCCAGGCGGGATACGCGGTATGATGGTGATGAAACGCAGGTAAACTCGGTGTTCGACCATGGTTCGGTCTGGAATGCCTTTAATGCCATGGAAGAACTGATGCGCCCTGGTGAAGAAGGTTTGTGGGAACAGTTTTCGTCTTCGCAGCGGCTGGCCTGGAAAACCGGGACAAGTTTTGGTTTCAGGGATGCCTGGGCGGTTGGGCTAAACCCGGATTATGTGGTGTGTGTATGGGTGGGCAATGCCGATGGTGAAGGCCGCCCGGGCCTTACAGGGATTGATGCGGCAGCACCGGTACTGTTTGATATTTTTAAGCAGCTGCCGGCAGGAAAATGGTTCCGGACACCTAAAAACAAATTAAAAAAGATGCGTGTATGCCGGCAAAGCGGTTATAAGGCCGGCGAATATTGTGGGGATGTACTGGAAGAACTGGTTTCCCCGGCGGGAGAAAAAACAGTGCTTTGCCCCTACCATAAGCTGGTACACCTGGACAGGACAGGTACCTACAGGGTAACAGATGCCTGTGAAGCACCTGCTGAGATGCAACACAGGGCCTGGTTTATATTGCCACCGGCAATGGAATACTATTATAAGATCAAGAACAGCGATTATAAAGTGCTGCCCCCCTTTAAGCCGGGTTGCGGGGATGTGGGCAGCAATTATGTGATGGAGATGATCTATCCGAAGAACAATGCCAGCATTTATGTGCCACTGGAGCTGGATGGGAGCCGCGGTAAAGTGGTGCTGAATGCGACCCACCGGGATGCGGACATAAAGATTTACTGGCATATAGACGGAGCATATGTGGCCACTACAAAAAACTATCACCAGCTGGCGGTGAGTCCGGCGCCCGGAAAACATACCCTGACCCTGGTAGATGAAAACGGGGAAAGGCTGGTGCAGACTTTTACCATTCTGGATAAGGAGAAAAACTAA